From a region of the Rhinatrema bivittatum chromosome 15, aRhiBiv1.1, whole genome shotgun sequence genome:
- the AADACL4 gene encoding arylacetamide deacetylase-like 4 isoform X3: MRNQWLSRKTEEDPKLFIKDLTFDEVPVRIYQPKSPSSGGRRGVAYFHGGAFMFGSIKTYDSLCCYLARESDSVVVSVAYRLSPEYRYPAHFEDCLHATVHFLKAATEYGVDPASVIVGGDNAGGSLAAAVCQTLASRTDLPKPCAQVLIYPILQMLDFGLPSYQQNHSVPILYRERVIFYGLNYLNGDMSVMEEVLEGKHVPAEMRLKFRKWLSPDNIPEEFKRRGFKPQVAISHIDEVYEEVQKCFEPSFSPLLAEDATIRCLPKAYILTCEFDVLRDDGLLYKKRLEDHSIPVTWHHVKDGFHGVVTFFNKGFLHFPSGKAAVDDIVSFIKQA, encoded by the exons ATGAGGAATCAGTGGCTAAGCAGGAAGACAGAGGAGGACCCTAAACTCTTCATCAAGGACCTGACCTTTGACGAGGTGCCAGTGAGAATCTATCAGCCCAAATCTCCATCTTCTGGTGGGAGAAGAGGCGTGGCCTACTTCCACGGAGGGGCCTTCATGTTTGGAAGCATAA AGACCTACGACAGCCTGTGCTGTTACCTCGCGAGAGAATCGGACTCGGTGGTTGTGTCGGTTGC GTATCGCTTGTCTCCTGAGTATAGGTATCCGGCCCATTTTGAGGACTGTCTTCATGCCACGGTGCACTTTCTGAAGGCAGCTACAGAGTATGGCGTGGATCCTGCCTCTGTTATCGTTGGCGGGGACAATGCCGGAGGCAGCCTCGCCGCAGCTGTTTGCCAAACCCTGGCGAGCAGAACTGACCTTCCCAAGCCATGCGCTCAGGTCCTGATCTACCCGATCCTCCAGATGCTGGATTTCGGTTTGCCCTCGTATCAGCAGAACCACTCGGTCCCCATCTTGTACCGGGAACGTGTGATTTTCTATGGTCTGAATTATCTCAACGGTGATATGTCGGTAATGGAGGAGGTGCTGGAAGGCAAGCATGTGCCTGCTGAAATGAGACTGAAGTTTAGGAAGTGGCTGAGCCCAGACAATATCCCTGAGGAGTTTAAGAGGAGAGGGTTTAAACCTCAGGTGGCCATATCACACATAGATGAGGTCTATGAGGAGGTCCAAAAATGTTTTGAGCCCTCCTTTTCCCCACTCCTTGCTGAAGATGCCACAATTCGTTGTCTGCCAAAGGCTTACATTTTGACCTGCGAATTTGATGTGCTTCGGGATGATGGACTGCTGTACAAGAAGAGGCTGGAGGACCATAGTATCCCCGTGACTTGGCACCATGTCAAAGATGGCTTCCACGGAGTGGTAACCTTCTTCAACAAAGGGTTTTTGCATTTCCCATCTGGAAAAGCAGCAGTTGATGACATTGTAAGCTTCATAAAGCAAGCATAA
- the AADACL4 gene encoding arylacetamide deacetylase-like 4 isoform X2 codes for MAVRGVHRAAFMPAGGFRPPIAPRDHAQFLTRQGKIVENLGICSQVVFTRYMRNQWLSRKTEEDPKLFIKDLTFDEVPVRIYQPKSPSSGGRRGVAYFHGGAFMFGSIKTYDSLCCYLARESDSVVVSVAYRLSPEYRYPAHFEDCLHATVHFLKAATEYGVDPASVIVGGDNAGGSLAAAVCQTLASRTDLPKPCAQVLIYPILQMLDFGLPSYQQNHSVPILYRERVIFYGLNYLNGDMSVMEEVLEGKHVPAEMRLKFRKWLSPDNIPEEFKRRGFKPQVAISHIDEVYEEVQKCFEPSFSPLLAEDATIRCLPKAYILTCEFDVLRDDGLLYKKRLEDHSIPVTWHHVKDGFHGVVTFFNKGFLHFPSGKAAVDDIVSFIKQA; via the exons ATGGCAGTGAGAGGCGTGCATCGGGCCGCCTTTATGCCTGCGGGCGGGTTCCGGCCTCCGATTGCACCGCGTGACCATGCACAGTTTCTCACTAGACAG GGAAAGATTGTCGAGAACCTAGGAATCTGCAGTCAGGTTGTTTTCACCCGCTACATGAGGAATCAGTGGCTAAGCAGGAAGACAGAGGAGGACCCTAAACTCTTCATCAAGGACCTGACCTTTGACGAGGTGCCAGTGAGAATCTATCAGCCCAAATCTCCATCTTCTGGTGGGAGAAGAGGCGTGGCCTACTTCCACGGAGGGGCCTTCATGTTTGGAAGCATAA AGACCTACGACAGCCTGTGCTGTTACCTCGCGAGAGAATCGGACTCGGTGGTTGTGTCGGTTGC GTATCGCTTGTCTCCTGAGTATAGGTATCCGGCCCATTTTGAGGACTGTCTTCATGCCACGGTGCACTTTCTGAAGGCAGCTACAGAGTATGGCGTGGATCCTGCCTCTGTTATCGTTGGCGGGGACAATGCCGGAGGCAGCCTCGCCGCAGCTGTTTGCCAAACCCTGGCGAGCAGAACTGACCTTCCCAAGCCATGCGCTCAGGTCCTGATCTACCCGATCCTCCAGATGCTGGATTTCGGTTTGCCCTCGTATCAGCAGAACCACTCGGTCCCCATCTTGTACCGGGAACGTGTGATTTTCTATGGTCTGAATTATCTCAACGGTGATATGTCGGTAATGGAGGAGGTGCTGGAAGGCAAGCATGTGCCTGCTGAAATGAGACTGAAGTTTAGGAAGTGGCTGAGCCCAGACAATATCCCTGAGGAGTTTAAGAGGAGAGGGTTTAAACCTCAGGTGGCCATATCACACATAGATGAGGTCTATGAGGAGGTCCAAAAATGTTTTGAGCCCTCCTTTTCCCCACTCCTTGCTGAAGATGCCACAATTCGTTGTCTGCCAAAGGCTTACATTTTGACCTGCGAATTTGATGTGCTTCGGGATGATGGACTGCTGTACAAGAAGAGGCTGGAGGACCATAGTATCCCCGTGACTTGGCACCATGTCAAAGATGGCTTCCACGGAGTGGTAACCTTCTTCAACAAAGGGTTTTTGCATTTCCCATCTGGAAAAGCAGCAGTTGATGACATTGTAAGCTTCATAAAGCAAGCATAA
- the AADACL4 gene encoding arylacetamide deacetylase-like 4 isoform X1 has protein sequence MGLGIALLVFVAALLLALTLLLVVGVIYFELSNSEIPPGLAHPWKLRLLHGMLIAVAVLGKIVENLGICSQVVFTRYMRNQWLSRKTEEDPKLFIKDLTFDEVPVRIYQPKSPSSGGRRGVAYFHGGAFMFGSIKTYDSLCCYLARESDSVVVSVAYRLSPEYRYPAHFEDCLHATVHFLKAATEYGVDPASVIVGGDNAGGSLAAAVCQTLASRTDLPKPCAQVLIYPILQMLDFGLPSYQQNHSVPILYRERVIFYGLNYLNGDMSVMEEVLEGKHVPAEMRLKFRKWLSPDNIPEEFKRRGFKPQVAISHIDEVYEEVQKCFEPSFSPLLAEDATIRCLPKAYILTCEFDVLRDDGLLYKKRLEDHSIPVTWHHVKDGFHGVVTFFNKGFLHFPSGKAAVDDIVSFIKQA, from the exons ATGGGGCTGGGGATTGCTCTGCTGGTCTTTGTCGCTGCCCTCCTCCTCGCGCTGACTCTTCTGCTGGTTGTCGGGGTGATCTATTTTGAGCTCTCAAACTCTGAAATCCCTCCTGGACTTGCCCACCCTTGGAAACTCAGACTCCTCCACGGCATGCTGATTGCCGTGGCTGTTCTG GGAAAGATTGTCGAGAACCTAGGAATCTGCAGTCAGGTTGTTTTCACCCGCTACATGAGGAATCAGTGGCTAAGCAGGAAGACAGAGGAGGACCCTAAACTCTTCATCAAGGACCTGACCTTTGACGAGGTGCCAGTGAGAATCTATCAGCCCAAATCTCCATCTTCTGGTGGGAGAAGAGGCGTGGCCTACTTCCACGGAGGGGCCTTCATGTTTGGAAGCATAA AGACCTACGACAGCCTGTGCTGTTACCTCGCGAGAGAATCGGACTCGGTGGTTGTGTCGGTTGC GTATCGCTTGTCTCCTGAGTATAGGTATCCGGCCCATTTTGAGGACTGTCTTCATGCCACGGTGCACTTTCTGAAGGCAGCTACAGAGTATGGCGTGGATCCTGCCTCTGTTATCGTTGGCGGGGACAATGCCGGAGGCAGCCTCGCCGCAGCTGTTTGCCAAACCCTGGCGAGCAGAACTGACCTTCCCAAGCCATGCGCTCAGGTCCTGATCTACCCGATCCTCCAGATGCTGGATTTCGGTTTGCCCTCGTATCAGCAGAACCACTCGGTCCCCATCTTGTACCGGGAACGTGTGATTTTCTATGGTCTGAATTATCTCAACGGTGATATGTCGGTAATGGAGGAGGTGCTGGAAGGCAAGCATGTGCCTGCTGAAATGAGACTGAAGTTTAGGAAGTGGCTGAGCCCAGACAATATCCCTGAGGAGTTTAAGAGGAGAGGGTTTAAACCTCAGGTGGCCATATCACACATAGATGAGGTCTATGAGGAGGTCCAAAAATGTTTTGAGCCCTCCTTTTCCCCACTCCTTGCTGAAGATGCCACAATTCGTTGTCTGCCAAAGGCTTACATTTTGACCTGCGAATTTGATGTGCTTCGGGATGATGGACTGCTGTACAAGAAGAGGCTGGAGGACCATAGTATCCCCGTGACTTGGCACCATGTCAAAGATGGCTTCCACGGAGTGGTAACCTTCTTCAACAAAGGGTTTTTGCATTTCCCATCTGGAAAAGCAGCAGTTGATGACATTGTAAGCTTCATAAAGCAAGCATAA